From Caldibacillus debilis DSM 16016, a single genomic window includes:
- the lhaT gene encoding lipoprotein heptaprenylglyceryl N-acetyltransferase LhaT — protein sequence MVRFYAFLQYREFLWALLLVNAAGTVYGYIWYGSQLAETPARFLPFVPDSPTASLFFVFVLTAFLLGKNWPLFEALALVTLFKYGIWAVVMNILTFIVEDGLPWEGYMLIASHLAMAVEGLLYAPFYRIRGVHLAVAAVWTLHNDVIDYVFMMYPRYHSLAEYVPQIGYFTFWLSMVSIGIAYFFCLRKTGNFPKEN from the coding sequence TTGGTCCGATTTTACGCCTTTTTGCAATACCGGGAGTTCCTTTGGGCGCTGCTATTGGTGAATGCCGCCGGTACGGTTTACGGATACATCTGGTACGGCAGCCAGCTGGCCGAAACCCCCGCCCGTTTCCTGCCTTTCGTCCCGGACAGCCCGACGGCCAGCCTGTTTTTTGTTTTTGTGCTGACCGCCTTTCTTTTGGGAAAGAACTGGCCGCTGTTTGAGGCGCTGGCCCTGGTGACCCTTTTCAAATATGGGATATGGGCGGTGGTCATGAACATTTTGACATTCATCGTGGAAGATGGCCTGCCGTGGGAAGGGTATATGCTGATCGCCTCCCATTTGGCCATGGCCGTCGAAGGATTGTTGTACGCGCCCTTTTACAGGATAAGGGGCGTCCATCTGGCCGTCGCCGCCGTTTGGACGCTGCATAATGACGTCATCGATTACGTCTTCATGATGTATCCCCGGTACCATTCCCTGGCCGAGTATGTTCCGCAAATCGGTTATTTCACCTTTTGGCTGAGCATGGTCTCCATCGGGATCGCTTACTTTTTCTGCTTGCGAAAAACGGGGAATTTCCCGAAAGAAAATTGA